ACCAGCACTGGCGATACACTTTGCGACCCCGACCATCCAATAGTTTTAGAATCTTTAACCTTTCCAGAGCCGGTTATTCATATGGCCGTTGAGCCAAAAACTAAAGTTGACCAAGAAAAGTTAGGTATGTCTTTGGCTAAATTAATGGAAGAAGACCCGACTTTTAGGGTTAGAACCGATGAAGAAACGGGCCAAACTATTATTGCCGGTATGGGCGAATTACATTTGGATATTATTATTGATCGTTTAAAAAGAGAATTTAAAGTAGAAGCCAACATTGGCAAGCCGCAAGTCGCTTATAAAGAAGCGATTACTAGGCCGATTGAGATCGAAGGAAAATATGTTCATCAATCCGGCGGTCGCGGGCAATATGGTCACTGCTGGTTAAGACTAACGCCGCGTGAAAGAGGCAAGGGATTTGAATTCTTGGATGAAATTAAAGGCGGCACTATTCCTCGCGAATATGTTCCGGCGGTAAAGAAGGGTGTGGAAGAGGCGATGTCTAATGGCGTTATTGCTGGTTATCCTTTAGTTGATATGGAGGTCGCCGTTTACGATGGTTCATATCACGAAGTTGACTCTTCGGAAATGGCTTTCAAAATCGCCGCACAGCGCGCTATTAAAGATGGTGTGCAGCAAGCTGGTCCTGTTTTGCTCGAACCGGTCATGAAGATAGAAGTTGTCGTGCCTGATCAATTCATGGGAGAAGTTATTGGTGACTTAAATTCTCGCCGAGCGCAAATAAATGAAACTCGCACTCGTGGACAAGTAAAATTAATAGATGCTTTTGTTCCGCTGGCTGAGATGTTCGGCTACGCCACGATTTTAAGATCGGTTACCGAAGGCCGTGGCTCATATTCCATGGAATTTTCTCATTACAATGAAGTGCCGAGAAATGTTCAGGAAAAAATCATTGGCGACAAGAAAATTTAGAGATATTAGTTATTAACAATTAAATAACATCAGCATTGACAATTAATTTTTATTGTGTATAATTTTAGGATTATTTTACATTTAATTTACTAACAAAAATTTAATCAAGACAATCGAAATATCAAGGATGTTTCGAAAGTAAAAAGAGGTTATTTATGGCAGAAAAAGCTAAATTTAATCGTAGTAAAACCCACGTTAACGTTGGTACTATTGGCCACGTTGACCACGGTAAAACTACTTTGACAGCTGCGATTTTAAAATGTTTAGGCGCGGCCGGTAAGGTTGCCGACCAGAAAGGCGTTGACCAAATTGATAATGCCCCAGAAGAAAAGGAAAGAGGTATTACTATTAATTTGGCTCACGTTGAGTATGAATCGGAAAAACGACACTATGCTCACATTGATTGTCCCGGCCATGCTGACTATATTAAGAACATGATTACTGGTGCGGCCCAGATGGACGGCACGATTTTGGTCGTGTCTGCTCCAGACGGTCCAATGCCTCAGACCAGAGAGCACATTATTTTGGCTCGTCAGGTCGGTGTGCCAGCTATCGTCGTTTTCTTAAATAAGGTTGATATGGTTGAAGATAAAGAATTGTTGGACTTAGTTAAAGAAGAAGTCCGCGATTTGTTAAAAAAATATGAATTCCCTGGCGACGAAATACCGATCATCGAGGGCTCAGCTCTTAAAGCTTTGGAGTGCGGTTGCGGCAAAGCTGACTGCAAGTGGTGTGGTCCGATTTTGAAATTAATCGAGGCCTTAGATAGCTATGTTCCAGAGCCAAAGAGAGATACCGATAAACCGTTTATTATGCCTATCGAAGACATTTTCTCCATCGAAGGCAGAGGCACAGTGGTTACCGGTAAAATCGAACGAGGTATTATTAAGGTAAACGAAGAAGTTGAGATCGTCGGCTTAAAACCAACGACCAAAACTGTCGTTACTGGCATTGAAATGTTTAGAAAGACCCTTGATGAAGGTCAAGCGGGCGACAATGCCGGTATCTTATTGCGCGGTACCAAGAAAGAAGATATTGAACGGGGTCAGGTTATTGCCAAGCCCGGTTC
This window of the Patescibacteria group bacterium genome carries:
- the tuf gene encoding elongation factor Tu, translating into MAEKAKFNRSKTHVNVGTIGHVDHGKTTLTAAILKCLGAAGKVADQKGVDQIDNAPEEKERGITINLAHVEYESEKRHYAHIDCPGHADYIKNMITGAAQMDGTILVVSAPDGPMPQTREHIILARQVGVPAIVVFLNKVDMVEDKELLDLVKEEVRDLLKKYEFPGDEIPIIEGSALKALECGCGKADCKWCGPILKLIEALDSYVPEPKRDTDKPFIMPIEDIFSIEGRGTVVTGKIERGIIKVNEEVEIVGLKPTTKTVVTGIEMFRKTLDEGQAGDNAGILLRGTKKEDIERGQVIAKPGSITPHTDFESQIYVLSKEEGGRHTPFFNGYKPQFYIRTTDVTGDVTLPQGTEMAMPGDTLNVNIKLIKPIALEEKQKFAIREGGKTVGAGVVTKINK